From a region of the Myxococcus stipitatus genome:
- the tssC gene encoding type VI secretion system contractile sheath large subunit: MAETSYLPGLFKSVRLERPADAKPMISEKFVPALDEKEVTIEARFMSALAALVQNVPPAPTDAGDAVRFDKGKVLEVVSRIDAMIDDQMNEILHHERFQQMESSWRGLEDLVANTNFKANIAIDMLDAARDELGQDFENNSADVFAGALFDKVYIDEYDQYGGQPFGAMIGLYEFSSNPGDIKWLQAMGKVANAAHCPFISAVSPKFFGCEKVEEMAAIKDLEGALAHPRYGKWNALRDSEEAAYLGLTFPRYVLRLPWHPDKNPCDDLHFTEDASGDSSKYLWGNSAILFARNMVKAFENSGWCQSIRGPKGGGLITGLPVDTFILRGQEELKAPVEIAIPDYREFEFARCGFIPLVYRKGSSEATFFSTQSAKVAKRFKDPKDSENSQLVTNLAYTFSITRLAHYVKCIMRDNIGSTADAPYIQRQLDAWLAGYVTTVASPDDLTVRRFPFKATNVVVEQRTGEIGWYDCRVSVLPHIQFEGLNVELMLESRLG, from the coding sequence ATGGCTGAAACCTCTTATCTGCCCGGGCTGTTCAAGAGCGTGCGGCTGGAGCGTCCCGCGGACGCCAAGCCGATGATCTCCGAGAAGTTCGTCCCCGCCCTCGACGAGAAGGAAGTCACCATCGAGGCGCGCTTCATGTCCGCGCTCGCCGCGCTCGTGCAGAACGTGCCCCCGGCGCCCACGGACGCGGGCGACGCGGTGCGCTTCGACAAGGGCAAGGTGCTGGAAGTCGTCAGCCGCATCGACGCGATGATCGACGACCAGATGAACGAGATCCTCCACCACGAGCGCTTCCAGCAGATGGAGTCGTCGTGGCGCGGCCTCGAGGACCTGGTCGCCAACACCAACTTCAAGGCCAACATCGCCATCGACATGCTGGACGCGGCCCGTGACGAGCTGGGCCAGGACTTCGAGAACAACTCCGCGGACGTGTTCGCGGGCGCCCTGTTCGACAAGGTCTACATCGACGAGTACGACCAGTACGGCGGCCAGCCCTTCGGCGCGATGATCGGCCTGTACGAGTTCTCCTCCAACCCGGGCGACATCAAGTGGCTGCAGGCGATGGGCAAGGTGGCCAACGCCGCGCACTGCCCGTTCATCTCCGCGGTCAGCCCCAAGTTCTTCGGCTGCGAGAAGGTCGAGGAGATGGCGGCCATCAAGGACCTGGAGGGCGCGCTCGCCCACCCGCGCTACGGCAAGTGGAACGCCCTGCGCGACAGCGAGGAGGCCGCCTACCTGGGCCTGACGTTCCCGCGCTACGTGCTGCGCCTGCCCTGGCACCCGGACAAGAACCCGTGCGACGACCTGCACTTCACCGAGGACGCGTCGGGTGACTCCAGCAAGTACCTGTGGGGCAACTCGGCCATCCTCTTCGCCCGCAACATGGTGAAGGCGTTCGAGAACTCCGGCTGGTGCCAGTCCATCCGCGGCCCCAAGGGCGGCGGCCTCATCACCGGCCTGCCCGTGGACACGTTCATCCTCCGCGGCCAGGAGGAGCTCAAGGCCCCGGTGGAGATCGCCATCCCTGACTACCGCGAGTTCGAGTTCGCCCGCTGCGGCTTCATCCCGCTCGTGTACCGCAAGGGCAGCAGCGAGGCGACGTTCTTCAGCACCCAGTCCGCCAAGGTCGCCAAGCGCTTCAAGGACCCCAAGGATTCGGAGAACTCGCAGCTGGTCACCAACCTGGCCTACACGTTCTCCATCACCCGCCTGGCGCACTACGTGAAGTGCATCATGCGCGACAACATCGGCAGCACCGCGGACGCGCCCTACATCCAGCGCCAGCTGGACGCGTGGCTCGCCGGCTACGTCACCACGGTGGCCAGCCCGGACGACCTGACGGTGCGCCGCTTCCCGTTCAAGGCCACCAACGTCGTCGTGGAGCAGCGCACGGGGGAGATCGGCTGGTACGACTGCCGCGTCTCCGTCCTGCCGCACATCCAGTTCGAGGGCCTCAACGTGGAGCTGATGCTGGAGTCCCGGCTCGGCTGA
- the tssB gene encoding type VI secretion system contractile sheath small subunit — MSIQEQLPKSRITLTYRTTINGEQETVNLPLRLLMLGDFSLGSSEDRKVDLEARKLRSVNGRNLDSLMQDMNMSLRFQVPNRINPDVEADLDVELPITKMKSFHPDEIVNHVPKLKALRLLKKLLLEMQSSIDNQKALRNLVYELFSNKDALKAVLAELKDYESLRLPAKPAIPANASPEANGAAAPADAKATVTETASVKA, encoded by the coding sequence ATGTCAATCCAGGAACAGTTGCCCAAGTCGCGCATCACGCTCACGTACCGGACCACCATCAACGGCGAGCAGGAGACGGTGAACCTGCCGCTGCGCCTGCTGATGCTCGGGGACTTCTCGCTCGGCTCCTCCGAGGACCGGAAGGTGGACCTCGAGGCGCGCAAGCTGCGTTCGGTCAACGGGCGCAACCTCGACAGCCTGATGCAGGACATGAACATGTCCCTGCGCTTCCAGGTGCCCAACCGCATCAACCCGGACGTGGAGGCGGACCTCGACGTCGAGCTGCCCATCACGAAGATGAAGTCGTTCCACCCGGACGAAATCGTCAACCACGTCCCCAAGCTCAAGGCGCTGCGGCTGCTCAAGAAGCTGCTGCTGGAGATGCAGTCGAGCATCGACAACCAGAAGGCGCTGCGCAACCTCGTCTACGAGCTGTTCTCCAACAAGGACGCGCTCAAGGCGGTGCTCGCGGAGCTGAAGGACTACGAGTCGCTGCGCCTGCCGGCCAAGCCCGCCATCCCCGCCAACGCGTCGCCCGAGGCCAACGGCGCGGCCGCCCCGGCGGACGCGAAGGCCACCGTCACCGAGACGGCCAGCGTGAAGGCGTGA
- a CDS encoding type VI secretion system protein IglI family protein, whose product MADAASSPVPFDGTLLEQALSGAPPQDTSPDEPDTRLEAVTEAVASGDYDRAACGAEALLREGVHDARLVGPYLFGSFRERGLLAMPGVFRSLQQILTNSLPALGPVSKRDVFLDTGLRWLLRTLNKHLTHHEQKKDATWQRWCEPDNRPPLEAALALTDTLLAALPTALPKNGCEEPFRNLSLWLKRHVESLPAAPAPQPVAPPAPAPPPAASREDAPRAAQDAKRDEPPAPAAPPPAPGLPISPALALLLRKLEAFTTLLERGELTKAGVVAADVLTTVERFDPRVYLPTLFTRFYAGLSTHARGLEPFLHNSDALPMRALEQLYRVDLDAFLAQSEGEPEEEED is encoded by the coding sequence ATGGCTGACGCGGCCTCCTCTCCGGTTCCCTTCGACGGCACCCTGCTCGAGCAAGCGCTGAGCGGCGCGCCGCCCCAGGACACCTCTCCCGACGAGCCCGACACGCGGCTGGAGGCCGTCACGGAGGCCGTCGCCAGCGGCGACTACGACCGGGCCGCGTGCGGCGCGGAGGCGCTGCTGCGCGAGGGCGTCCACGACGCGCGGCTCGTCGGCCCCTACCTCTTCGGTTCCTTCCGCGAGCGGGGCCTGCTCGCCATGCCGGGCGTGTTCCGCTCGCTCCAGCAGATCCTCACCAACAGCCTCCCCGCGCTCGGCCCCGTCTCCAAGCGCGACGTCTTCCTCGACACCGGGCTGCGCTGGCTGCTGCGCACGCTCAACAAGCACCTGACGCACCACGAGCAGAAGAAGGACGCGACGTGGCAGCGCTGGTGCGAGCCAGACAACCGCCCGCCCCTCGAGGCCGCGCTCGCGCTGACGGACACCCTCCTCGCCGCGCTGCCCACCGCCCTGCCGAAGAACGGCTGCGAGGAGCCCTTCCGCAACCTGAGCCTGTGGCTCAAGCGCCACGTGGAGTCGCTGCCCGCCGCGCCCGCGCCCCAGCCCGTCGCGCCGCCCGCGCCCGCGCCTCCGCCCGCCGCGTCCCGCGAGGACGCGCCGCGCGCCGCCCAGGACGCGAAGCGCGACGAACCACCCGCCCCGGCCGCCCCTCCGCCCGCGCCCGGCCTGCCCATCTCCCCCGCGCTCGCGCTGCTGCTGCGCAAGCTGGAGGCCTTCACCACGCTCCTCGAGCGAGGAGAGCTGACCAAGGCGGGCGTGGTGGCCGCCGACGTGCTCACCACCGTGGAGCGCTTCGACCCGCGCGTCTACCTGCCCACCCTCTTCACCCGCTTCTACGCCGGGCTCAGCACGCACGCGCGGGGGTTGGAGCCCTTCTTGCACAACTCCGACGCGCTGCCGATGCGAGCGCTCGAGCAGCTGTATCGCGTGGACCTGGACGCATTCCTCGCCCAGTCGGAGGGCGAGCCCGAGGAAGAGGAGGACTGA
- a CDS encoding type VI secretion system baseplate subunit TssG, whose product MLDATPSSGGTPPVATIEERIAERVGAFDMPALVELLAKEGYGPDDLELRSHRGTVHAPRLIHSIDFVRHPRRAIITVNLGLLSVQSPLPSFFLKAMERLEHDALESFLGYFDHLLLRARFAGLFPERDESLLPGWEQSAGHRLRLLRPGCPSTLHWLVSQAFPEAEVRVRRSTRRQRIDTRGIRLGGAALGDGTAMGGYATVPTGGLEAWLYVDEAFSGTGAPWAVEARRRLRARVLPHLTDTPVFLTVMLVLRDQHGHARIEDTSHLGYEPIIGGPEEPRQVVLFSGDTAPRRATASQ is encoded by the coding sequence ATGCTCGACGCCACGCCCTCTTCCGGGGGAACGCCGCCCGTCGCCACCATCGAGGAGCGCATCGCCGAGCGCGTGGGCGCCTTCGACATGCCCGCGCTGGTGGAGCTGCTCGCCAAGGAGGGCTACGGCCCGGACGACCTGGAGCTGAGGAGCCACCGCGGCACCGTGCACGCGCCCCGGCTCATCCACTCCATCGACTTCGTGCGCCACCCGCGGCGCGCCATCATCACCGTCAACCTGGGCCTGCTCAGCGTGCAGTCCCCGCTGCCCTCCTTCTTCCTCAAGGCCATGGAGCGGCTGGAGCACGACGCGCTGGAGAGCTTCCTCGGCTACTTCGACCACCTGCTGCTGCGCGCGCGCTTCGCGGGCCTGTTCCCGGAGCGGGACGAGTCGCTCCTGCCCGGCTGGGAGCAGTCCGCCGGCCACCGCCTGCGCCTCTTGCGCCCCGGCTGCCCCAGCACGCTGCACTGGCTGGTGTCGCAAGCGTTCCCGGAGGCGGAGGTCCGCGTGCGCCGCTCCACCCGCCGCCAGCGCATCGACACGCGCGGCATCCGGCTGGGCGGCGCGGCGCTGGGCGACGGCACCGCGATGGGCGGCTACGCCACCGTGCCCACCGGCGGCCTCGAGGCCTGGCTCTACGTCGACGAGGCCTTCAGCGGCACCGGCGCCCCCTGGGCCGTCGAGGCGCGCCGCCGCCTGCGCGCGCGCGTGCTGCCCCACCTGACCGACACGCCCGTGTTCCTCACGGTGATGCTGGTGCTGCGCGACCAGCACGGCCACGCGCGCATCGAGGACACCAGCCACCTGGGCTACGAGCCCATCATCGGCGGCCCCGAGGAGCCCAGGCAGGTCGTCCTGTTCTCCGGCGACACCGCGCCCCGCCGCGCCACCGCTTCGCAGTGA